A DNA window from Longimicrobiaceae bacterium contains the following coding sequences:
- a CDS encoding transcriptional regulator, with amino-acid sequence MGKAKQAPGGGEDFGLRSIAGGGAADAPELDRLIHERVRLGIVSALAVNQTLTFNALKDMLGLTDGNLSVHARRLEEAGYVACSKSFEGRVPRTEYRLTAEGRRALELYLDHMEALIHAVRDR; translated from the coding sequence GTGGGTAAGGCCAAGCAGGCGCCCGGCGGGGGCGAGGACTTCGGCCTCCGCAGCATCGCTGGGGGCGGCGCCGCGGACGCCCCGGAGCTGGACCGGCTCATCCACGAGCGGGTGCGGCTGGGGATCGTCAGCGCGCTGGCGGTGAACCAGACGCTGACCTTCAATGCGCTCAAGGACATGCTGGGTCTCACCGACGGCAACCTGAGCGTGCACGCGCGCCGGCTGGAGGAGGCCGGATACGTGGCGTGCAGCAAGTCGTTCGAGGGACGGGTGCCGCGCACCGAGTACCGCCTCACGGCGGAGGGGCGCCGCGCCCTGGAGCTGTACCTGGACCACATGGAAGCGCTGATCCATGCCGTGCGCGACCGCTGA
- a CDS encoding Re/Si-specific NAD(P)(+) transhydrogenase subunit alpha: protein MPLLIGVPKETAPLERRVALVPDVVGRLVKDGAQVVVERGAGEAAFFPDGSYEEAGAHLVARPEAYDVDVQARVQPPSEEELPLLRSGSVLVGFLRPLDDPQGVARLAAAGVTALSMEMVPRTTRAQKMDALSAMGTIAGYRAVLLGAEALPRFFPLLTTAAGTIRPAKVLVLGAGVAGLQAIATARRLGAVVSAYDVRAAAREQVESVGGRFVELQLETGDAETAGGYARALDEERQRRQTELLVPHVGAADVVVTTALVPGMRAPLLVTEEAVLAMAPGSVVVDVAAPNGGNCAATRPGETVLTGNGVRVLGALNLPAEMPMHASQMYSRTVAAMIGEFVKEGTFTPDFEDEIFRGACVAHGGEVANERVRGLLQPA, encoded by the coding sequence ATGCCCCTGCTGATCGGTGTCCCCAAGGAAACCGCGCCGCTGGAGCGCCGCGTCGCGCTCGTCCCGGACGTGGTCGGCCGCCTGGTGAAGGACGGCGCGCAGGTGGTGGTGGAGCGCGGCGCGGGGGAGGCCGCCTTCTTCCCCGACGGATCGTACGAGGAGGCGGGGGCCCATCTCGTGGCGCGCCCGGAGGCGTACGACGTGGACGTGCAGGCGCGGGTGCAGCCCCCGTCGGAGGAGGAGCTCCCGCTGCTGCGCTCCGGGAGCGTGCTGGTGGGCTTCCTCCGCCCGCTGGACGACCCGCAGGGGGTGGCGCGGCTGGCCGCGGCCGGGGTGACGGCGCTCAGCATGGAGATGGTGCCGCGCACCACCCGCGCCCAGAAGATGGACGCCCTGTCGGCCATGGGCACCATCGCCGGGTACCGGGCCGTGCTCCTGGGGGCGGAGGCGCTCCCCCGCTTCTTCCCGCTGCTGACCACCGCCGCGGGGACGATCCGCCCGGCCAAGGTGCTGGTCCTGGGCGCCGGGGTGGCGGGGCTCCAGGCCATCGCCACGGCGCGGCGGCTGGGCGCCGTGGTCTCCGCGTACGACGTGCGGGCCGCCGCGCGCGAGCAGGTGGAGAGCGTGGGCGGCCGCTTCGTGGAGCTGCAGCTGGAGACGGGCGACGCCGAGACCGCGGGCGGCTACGCGCGCGCCCTGGACGAGGAGCGGCAGCGCCGCCAGACGGAGCTGCTGGTGCCCCACGTGGGCGCGGCGGACGTGGTGGTGACCACCGCGCTGGTGCCCGGGATGCGGGCGCCGCTCCTGGTGACGGAGGAGGCGGTGCTCGCCATGGCGCCGGGGTCGGTGGTGGTGGACGTGGCCGCGCCAAACGGGGGGAACTGCGCCGCCACGCGCCCGGGCGAGACGGTGCTGACCGGGAACGGGGTGCGGGTGCTGGGGGCGCTGAACCTCCCCGCGGAGATGCCGATGCACGCCAGCCAGATGTACTCGCGCACGGTGGCGGCCATGATCGGCGAGTTCGTGAAGGAGGGGACGTTCACCCCCGACTTCGAGGACGAGATCTTCCGCGGGGCCTGCGTGGCGCACGGCGGCGAGGTGGCGAACGAGCGGGTCCGCGGCCTCCTTCAGCCCGCCTGA